The following are from one region of the Variovorax sp. V213 genome:
- a CDS encoding YitT family protein — MDAPQPTTPPDHLLRHSRFDDAQAIFSGTLFVAIAMMLFGQAGLLTGGTAGIAFLLHYATGVSFGKLFFLVNLPFYWFAWRHMGRAFTVKTFSAIALLSVMTDWAPRYISIESLHPAFAAVLGGLLLGTGCLFLARHRASLGGATVLTLYLQEKRGWPAGKVQIGIDCTVVLLALFVIPPQRVGWSVLAAVVMGLFLWINHKPGRYAAT, encoded by the coding sequence GACGACGCACAGGCCATTTTTTCGGGCACGCTGTTCGTCGCCATCGCCATGATGTTGTTCGGCCAGGCAGGCTTGCTCACGGGCGGTACGGCTGGCATCGCATTTCTCTTGCACTACGCCACCGGCGTGAGCTTCGGAAAGCTGTTCTTCCTGGTGAACCTGCCGTTCTACTGGTTCGCATGGCGCCACATGGGCCGGGCCTTCACGGTCAAGACCTTCTCGGCCATTGCGCTGCTCTCGGTGATGACCGATTGGGCACCGCGCTACATCTCGATCGAATCGCTGCACCCGGCCTTCGCAGCCGTGCTCGGCGGCCTGCTGCTGGGCACCGGCTGCCTGTTTCTCGCCCGCCACCGCGCGAGCCTGGGCGGCGCGACGGTGCTGACGCTGTATCTGCAGGAAAAGCGCGGCTGGCCTGCCGGCAAGGTGCAGATCGGCATCGACTGCACGGTGGTATTGCTGGCGCTGTTCGTGATTCCGCCACAGCGCGTGGGCTGGTCGGTGCTGGCCGCGGTGGTGATGGGGCTTTTTCTGTGGATCAATCACAAGCCGGGGCGCTACGCTGCGACTTGA